One segment of Hydrogenothermus marinus DNA contains the following:
- a CDS encoding F0F1 ATP synthase subunit delta translates to MKFDLLTYLFEIINFFILLWILKKLLYKPVISVLKKRKEYIDTKIREAEEAQAKVEKLKQEYEKLLQDIENIKKAKLAEITKQVEEEKEKLYKQMKAELDAEREKFLESLQIEKKEVINEIKEFIINYSLQFVSKILVKVSDENLHKNLFKLALEAIENLPDEDKKSISEELKHQKFILIETAYPLTEEEKNKLKDLIKKEFGIEVSIKEEEKKDLIAGVSIHIGSKLIDLSLEGQLSVFQNIMRKKIESY, encoded by the coding sequence ATGAAGTTTGATTTATTAACTTATCTTTTTGAGATTATAAACTTTTTTATTCTACTATGGATTTTGAAAAAGCTACTTTATAAACCTGTTATCTCTGTTTTGAAAAAAAGAAAAGAGTATATTGATACAAAGATAAGAGAAGCAGAAGAAGCTCAAGCAAAAGTAGAAAAGCTTAAACAAGAATATGAAAAACTATTACAAGATATAGAAAATATAAAAAAGGCTAAATTAGCAGAGATAACAAAACAAGTAGAAGAAGAAAAAGAAAAGTTGTATAAACAGATGAAAGCAGAACTTGATGCAGAAAGAGAAAAATTTTTAGAATCTCTTCAGATAGAGAAAAAGGAAGTAATCAATGAGATTAAGGAGTTTATTATAAACTACTCTCTTCAGTTTGTTTCTAAAATATTAGTTAAGGTTTCTGATGAAAATTTACATAAGAATTTATTCAAATTAGCCCTTGAAGCCATTGAAAATTTACCAGATGAAGATAAAAAATCCATATCAGAAGAATTAAAACATCAAAAATTTATTTTAATTGAAACTGCATATCCTTTAACAGAAGAAGAAAAAAACAAGCTGAAAGATTTAATAAAAAAAGAGTTTGGTATTGAAGTATCTATAAAAGAAGAAGAGAAAAAAGATTTAATTGCAGGAGTTAGCATACATATTGGTTCAAAACTTATAGATTTATCTCTTGAAGGCCAGTTATCTGTATTTCAAAATATAATGAGGAAAAAAATTGAAAGCTATTAA
- the atpE gene encoding ATP synthase F0 subunit C, translated as MDSLTIIAAVSIFTAGITIAIGGMMPSRGEGEALTKAIESVARQPEQANTIIRLFFIGAAVVESVAIYSLVIALIILFANPFIHLFTK; from the coding sequence ATGGATTCACTTACAATTATAGCAGCAGTATCAATATTTACAGCAGGTATTACAATAGCAATTGGTGGAATGATGCCTTCAAGAGGAGAAGGTGAAGCTCTAACAAAAGCTATAGAATCTGTTGCAAGACAACCAGAACAAGCAAATACAATTATAAGACTTTTCTTTATTGGTGCTGCAGTTGTTGAATCTGTTGCTATCTATTCTTTGGTAATTGCTTTAATTATACTTTTTGCAAATCCATTTATACATCTTTTTACAAAATAG
- a CDS encoding F0F1 ATP synthase subunit A, protein MNVAEKVFTKELFDFGYITIENIKIHLALTDVVITTWIAMAVIIVLAFIFTRNLKIKNPSTKQIFIETLLIAIAKQIKDFAQMPISPFFNFIATIWIFVAFSNIIGMVPPFHTPTGDISAVAGLSTITLFSIYYYGVKFHGLSYFKKFFEPVFILFPLNIVGEFGRILSLTFRLFGNMLGWDLIIAILVLLTAVIVPVPMMLFNILGDIIQAYLFGILTLAYIVAGLKVEELDKKLAYLKEDWYEL, encoded by the coding sequence ATGAATGTAGCTGAAAAAGTTTTTACAAAAGAGCTTTTTGATTTTGGATATATAACTATTGAGAATATAAAAATCCATCTTGCTCTTACAGATGTTGTAATAACAACATGGATAGCAATGGCTGTAATAATAGTTTTAGCATTTATATTTACAAGAAATCTAAAAATAAAAAATCCATCTACAAAGCAGATTTTTATAGAAACATTACTAATAGCAATAGCTAAACAGATTAAAGATTTTGCTCAGATGCCAATCTCACCTTTTTTTAATTTTATAGCTACAATATGGATATTTGTAGCATTTTCAAATATTATTGGAATGGTACCTCCATTTCATACACCAACAGGGGATATTTCGGCAGTGGCAGGGCTTTCTACAATTACATTATTTTCTATATATTATTATGGTGTCAAATTTCATGGTTTAAGCTATTTTAAAAAATTTTTTGAACCTGTTTTTATATTATTTCCTTTAAATATAGTAGGTGAATTTGGAAGAATATTGTCTTTAACATTTAGGCTTTTTGGGAATATGCTTGGATGGGACTTAATTATTGCTATTTTAGTTCTTTTAACAGCAGTAATTGTACCTGTTCCTATGATGCTTTTTAATATACTTGGAGATATTATTCAGGCATACTTATTTGGTATTCTTACTCTTGCTTATATAGTTGCAGGATTAAAGGTTGAAGAGTTAGATAAAAAGTTAGCATATTTAAAAGAAGACTGGTATGAACTATAA
- a CDS encoding N-ATPase subunit AtpR — protein MKFFISFIVGYISGIIYFYHLYKSIKNAILNKKMNLKFFYRFLFLSVIAILVAYYFKAGIIFFLIGFYLSRLTFSRYYLKLKLL, from the coding sequence ATGAAATTTTTTATATCTTTCATTGTAGGTTATATTTCAGGAATTATATATTTTTATCATCTTTATAAAAGTATTAAAAATGCTATTTTAAATAAAAAAATGAACTTAAAGTTCTTTTATAGATTTTTATTTTTATCAGTTATAGCTATCTTAGTTGCTTACTATTTTAAAGCTGGAATTATATTTTTTTTAATAGGATTTTATTTATCAAGGTTGACCTTTTCTAGATATTACCTTAAATTAAAGTTATTATGA
- a CDS encoding cation:proton antiporter domain-containing protein — MDLSFFKETLFEIGLILVVGYLFGNIANYFKLPRVSGYIVAGILMSPYVFNIIDKQFLDKSDIITHASLSIITFLIGASLSWKNIKSLGKSISFITLGEAELAYLFVSIAMFLYFFFTQHLDIKVLFALSLLFGALASPTDPTATLEVIHEYKAKGVLTTTVLGVAALDDATGIMNFVLGFAIAKSVMSGQNLEILNIFFKILYQIGGAVLLGIVMGFLMHYLGKFAKERKEVVTVTVGILFLTFSIAHAVNVDELLSTMTTGITLVNIDKENEKFKGPLENYIEDVIFTAFFVVGSAFLNIKLIFVFLPLVLVYILSRFIGKFTGVYIGAHLSQAPEKVKKYLAFALFPQGGIVIGLALLSYQTPEFKDFGLILVNMVIGATAIHEFLGPVFSKLALEKAGEIEEV; from the coding sequence ATGGATTTATCTTTTTTTAAAGAAACTTTATTTGAGATAGGTTTAATACTAGTTGTTGGTTATCTTTTTGGAAATATTGCTAATTACTTTAAACTTCCAAGGGTAAGTGGATATATTGTTGCTGGAATATTAATGAGTCCTTATGTTTTCAATATTATTGATAAGCAGTTTTTAGATAAATCTGATATTATTACCCATGCTTCTTTATCTATTATCACATTTTTAATAGGTGCATCTTTATCTTGGAAAAATATAAAATCTCTTGGGAAAAGTATCTCATTTATAACTTTAGGAGAGGCAGAATTAGCATATTTATTTGTTTCTATTGCTATGTTTTTATATTTTTTCTTTACACAACATTTAGATATTAAAGTTTTATTTGCTTTATCTTTATTATTTGGAGCTTTAGCATCTCCTACAGATCCAACAGCGACCCTTGAAGTTATTCATGAATATAAAGCCAAAGGTGTTCTAACTACAACTGTTCTTGGAGTTGCAGCTCTTGATGATGCAACAGGAATAATGAACTTTGTTCTTGGTTTTGCAATAGCTAAATCTGTAATGTCTGGACAAAATTTAGAAATTTTAAATATTTTTTTTAAAATCCTTTATCAGATAGGTGGAGCTGTTTTACTTGGTATTGTAATGGGATTTTTAATGCATTACTTAGGTAAGTTTGCAAAAGAAAGAAAAGAGGTTGTTACTGTAACTGTTGGTATTTTATTTTTAACATTTTCTATAGCACATGCAGTTAATGTAGATGAACTTTTATCTACTATGACAACAGGAATTACTTTAGTTAATATAGATAAAGAGAATGAAAAATTTAAAGGACCTCTTGAAAATTATATTGAGGATGTAATATTTACTGCATTTTTTGTAGTTGGTTCAGCATTTTTAAATATAAAGCTTATTTTTGTATTCTTACCTTTAGTTTTAGTTTATATTCTATCCAGATTTATTGGTAAATTTACTGGCGTTTATATTGGAGCTCATTTATCACAAGCACCAGAAAAAGTAAAAAAATATCTAGCCTTTGCTCTCTTTCCTCAAGGTGGTATAGTAATTGGTCTTGCTTTGCTTTCTTATCAAACTCCAGAATTTAAAGATTTTGGTTTAATTCTTGTTAATATGGTAATTGGAGCTACGGCAATTCACGAGTTCTTAGGCCCTGTGTTTTCTAAACTTGCTTTAGAAAAAGCTGGTGAAATAGAAGAGGTATGA